A genome region from Arthrobacter sp. SLBN-100 includes the following:
- a CDS encoding TetR/AcrR family transcriptional regulator, whose protein sequence is MGTTTVNNGEQIDRQSRILEAALDLLSRHGISGVSMRAVAREAGVALGLVNYYYDDKTSLIRAALHRVDEHDLMLVAPDPSSLPDEQLRKALRRVAAADLLTTRYLSLRLHLWALAQADEDYAQINAAAFGRYIDGLAALVSEAQPGMPWEECRARASDIVVIQNGMWLTSLLGVDQDSIERSIARTEEIAFAPPQDNAGGKKPSEDAVQER, encoded by the coding sequence ATGGGGACAACTACCGTGAACAATGGCGAACAGATCGACAGGCAGTCCCGCATTCTTGAAGCGGCCCTCGATCTGCTGTCCCGCCACGGTATCTCCGGCGTGAGCATGCGGGCCGTGGCCCGCGAAGCCGGCGTGGCACTGGGCTTGGTGAACTACTACTACGACGACAAGACGAGCCTGATCCGGGCGGCCCTGCACCGCGTCGACGAGCACGACCTGATGCTGGTGGCACCCGACCCGTCGTCACTCCCTGACGAGCAACTGCGCAAGGCATTGCGGCGGGTTGCGGCCGCCGACCTCCTGACCACCCGCTACCTGTCCTTGCGCCTGCACCTGTGGGCCCTCGCGCAGGCCGACGAAGACTACGCGCAGATCAACGCTGCTGCCTTTGGCCGCTATATCGATGGACTTGCGGCGCTCGTCTCTGAAGCCCAGCCCGGGATGCCATGGGAGGAATGCCGGGCGCGGGCCTCCGACATTGTGGTGATACAGAACGGCATGTGGCTGACCTCGCTTCTTGGTGTGGACCAGGATTCCATCGAGCGAAGCATTGCCCGTACCGAGGAGATCGCCTTCGCCCCGCCGCAGGACAACGCTGGCGGCAAAAAGCCCAGCGAGGACGCAGTCCAGGAGCGATAA
- a CDS encoding aldehyde dehydrogenase family protein gives MTYATPSPDVTASTLFINGSWEPAASGAVRHIHNPADGELAATVSEAGREDAERAIAAARAAFDSGIWSSVPAPERGTFLLKVAAELRERREKFARAESLDTGKRIVESRIDMDDIAACFEYFGRLAGQQAGRIVDAGDPAVVSKIVYEPVGVCGLITPWNYPLLQAAWKIAPALAAGCTFVLKPSELTPSTAILAMQLLQDLGLPDGVANLVTGPGAEAGAPLSEHPAVDLVSFTGGLETGKRIAAAAAGTVKKVALELGGKNPNVVFADADFDAAVDNALNGAFVHSGQVCSAGARLVVEESIAERFVDELVRRAQDIRLGGPFDEAAETGPLISAAHRDKVDAYVQRGLQEGARLRTGGAAPQGEKFDGGFYYQPTVLDRVQKGMSVVVDEAFGPVVTVETFRTEDEALATANDTIYGLAGAVWTQDAGKAQRVASRLRHGTVWINDYHPYLPQAEWGGFGQSGVGRELGPTGFAEYQEAKHIYQNTSPQVTGWFADHGKEN, from the coding sequence ATGACTTACGCCACACCGTCTCCGGACGTGACAGCATCCACCTTGTTCATCAACGGCTCGTGGGAACCGGCAGCGTCAGGCGCCGTACGCCACATCCACAACCCTGCTGACGGCGAGCTGGCCGCTACCGTGTCCGAGGCCGGCCGGGAAGATGCCGAGCGGGCCATTGCCGCAGCCCGGGCGGCCTTCGACTCCGGTATCTGGTCAAGTGTCCCGGCTCCCGAGCGCGGCACCTTCCTGCTCAAGGTCGCGGCGGAACTGCGGGAACGCCGTGAGAAATTCGCCCGCGCCGAGTCCTTGGACACCGGAAAGCGGATCGTCGAAAGCCGCATCGACATGGACGACATCGCCGCCTGCTTCGAGTACTTCGGCAGGCTTGCCGGGCAGCAGGCGGGACGCATTGTCGACGCCGGGGACCCCGCCGTCGTCAGCAAAATCGTCTACGAACCGGTGGGTGTCTGCGGCCTGATCACGCCGTGGAACTACCCCCTGCTCCAGGCCGCATGGAAGATCGCTCCGGCACTGGCCGCCGGCTGCACCTTCGTCCTCAAGCCGTCCGAACTGACCCCGTCCACCGCCATCCTGGCCATGCAGCTGCTCCAGGACCTCGGCCTGCCGGACGGCGTCGCCAACCTCGTCACCGGACCCGGCGCCGAGGCGGGCGCACCGCTCTCGGAACATCCCGCCGTCGACCTCGTCTCCTTCACCGGCGGCCTGGAAACGGGCAAACGTATCGCCGCGGCCGCAGCCGGAACCGTCAAAAAGGTGGCGCTGGAGCTGGGCGGCAAGAACCCCAACGTGGTGTTCGCCGACGCGGACTTTGACGCCGCCGTCGACAATGCCCTGAACGGGGCCTTCGTCCACTCGGGCCAGGTCTGCTCGGCGGGGGCACGGCTGGTGGTTGAGGAATCAATAGCGGAACGCTTCGTTGACGAGCTGGTCCGCCGGGCGCAGGACATCCGCCTCGGCGGCCCCTTTGACGAAGCCGCCGAAACCGGGCCGCTGATCTCCGCGGCCCACCGGGACAAAGTCGACGCCTATGTCCAGCGCGGCCTCCAGGAGGGCGCGCGGCTGCGGACCGGCGGGGCGGCGCCTCAGGGAGAAAAGTTCGACGGCGGGTTCTACTACCAGCCGACGGTCCTGGACCGCGTTCAAAAGGGAATGTCCGTGGTGGTGGATGAAGCATTCGGCCCCGTGGTGACCGTCGAGACGTTCCGCACCGAGGACGAGGCCCTGGCCACCGCCAACGACACCATTTACGGGCTGGCCGGCGCGGTCTGGACCCAGGACGCCGGCAAGGCGCAGCGTGTGGCATCCCGGTTAAGGCACGGCACTGTCTGGATCAATGACTACCACCCCTACCTTCCCCAGGCCGAGTGGGGCGGCTTCGGCCAGTCCGGCGTCGGCCGCGAGCTGGGCCCTACCGGCTTCGCCGAATACCAGGAAGCCAAGCACATCTACCAGAACACCAGCCCCCAGGTGACCGGCTGGTTCGCTGACCACGGCAAGGAGAACTAG
- a CDS encoding GMC family oxidoreductase, translating to MHFDDIEDLSERGFDYIVIGGGSAGAAVAARLSEDPKVTVALVEAGPDDRNIPEILQLDRWMELLESGYDWDYPVEPQENGNSFMRHARAKVMGGCSSHNSCIAFWAPREDLDEWESKYGAAGWNADAAWPLYKRLETNEDAGPDAPHHGDSGPVHLMNVPPVDPAGVALLDACEQAGIPRAKFNTGTTVVNGANFFQINRRADGTRASSSVSYIHPIIERANFTLLTGLRARQLVFDADKRCTGVDVVDSAFGRNYRLTAHREVILSTGAIDSPKLLMLSGIGPAAHLAQHGIEVLVDSPGVGEHLQDHPEGVVQFEAKQPMVRTSTQWWEIGIFTPTEDGLDRPDLMMHYGSVPFDMNTLRHGYPTTENGFSLTPNVTHARSRGTVRLRSRDFRDKPMVDPRYFTDPEGHDMRVMVAGIRKAREIAAQPAMTEWAGRELSPGVEAQTDEELRDYIRKTHNTVYHPVGTVRMGPADDGMSPLDPELRVKGVTGLRVADASVMPEHVTVNPNITVMMIGERCADLIRAGRSGETMAIEEMELTASLA from the coding sequence ATGCACTTCGACGACATCGAGGACCTCAGCGAGCGCGGGTTCGACTACATCGTCATCGGCGGCGGATCCGCCGGGGCGGCCGTGGCAGCGCGGCTGAGCGAGGATCCCAAGGTGACCGTGGCCCTGGTGGAGGCCGGGCCGGATGACCGCAACATCCCCGAGATCCTGCAGCTGGACCGCTGGATGGAATTGCTGGAATCCGGCTACGACTGGGACTACCCGGTGGAGCCGCAGGAGAACGGCAACTCCTTCATGCGCCACGCCCGCGCCAAGGTCATGGGCGGCTGTTCCAGCCACAACTCCTGCATCGCCTTCTGGGCACCACGCGAAGACCTGGATGAGTGGGAATCCAAGTACGGGGCCGCCGGCTGGAACGCTGACGCTGCCTGGCCGCTGTACAAGCGGCTGGAAACCAATGAGGACGCCGGTCCGGACGCGCCGCACCACGGCGACTCAGGCCCCGTGCACCTGATGAACGTGCCCCCGGTGGATCCTGCCGGCGTCGCGCTTTTGGATGCCTGCGAGCAGGCGGGAATCCCCCGCGCGAAGTTCAACACCGGAACCACCGTGGTCAACGGCGCCAACTTCTTCCAGATCAACCGCCGCGCGGACGGCACCCGCGCCTCCAGCTCGGTCTCCTACATCCACCCCATTATCGAGCGCGCGAACTTCACCCTGCTCACCGGCCTCCGCGCCCGCCAGCTGGTGTTCGACGCGGACAAGCGCTGCACCGGCGTGGATGTGGTGGACTCGGCGTTCGGCCGGAACTACCGGCTCACGGCGCACCGCGAGGTCATCCTGTCCACCGGTGCCATCGACTCGCCCAAGCTGCTGATGCTTTCCGGCATCGGCCCGGCCGCGCACCTCGCCCAGCACGGGATCGAGGTCCTGGTGGACTCCCCCGGCGTGGGTGAGCACCTGCAGGACCATCCCGAAGGCGTGGTGCAGTTCGAGGCGAAGCAGCCCATGGTGCGAACGTCGACGCAGTGGTGGGAGATCGGCATCTTCACCCCCACAGAGGACGGGCTGGACCGGCCGGACCTGATGATGCACTACGGATCGGTCCCGTTCGACATGAACACCCTCCGGCACGGCTACCCCACCACGGAAAACGGCTTCAGCCTCACCCCCAACGTCACGCACGCCCGCTCCCGCGGCACCGTCCGGCTGCGCAGCCGCGACTTCCGTGATAAGCCGATGGTGGACCCGCGCTACTTCACGGATCCCGAAGGCCACGACATGAGGGTGATGGTGGCCGGCATCCGCAAGGCCCGCGAAATCGCCGCCCAGCCTGCCATGACTGAATGGGCGGGGCGTGAACTCTCCCCTGGTGTCGAGGCGCAGACCGACGAGGAACTGCGGGACTACATCCGCAAGACGCACAACACCGTGTACCACCCGGTGGGCACCGTGCGGATGGGGCCGGCCGACGACGGGATGTCACCGCTGGATCCCGAGCTGCGGGTCAAGGGCGTCACCGGACTCCGGGTCGCGGATGCGTCCGTCATGCCTGAGCACGTCACCGTCAACCCCAATATCACCGTCATGATGATCGGCGAGCGCTGCGCGGACCTCATCCGCGCCGGCCGGTCCGGCGAAACCATGGCTATTGAAGAAATGG